One segment of Thermoanaerobacter kivui DNA contains the following:
- the ispF gene encoding 2-C-methyl-D-erythritol 2,4-cyclodiphosphate synthase, which produces MRVGLGYDVHKFQEGRKLVLGGVEIPYVKGLAGHSDADALIHALIDAILGAAGLGDIGEHFPDIDMAYKGIESSVLLSKVLDMIKGKFAVNNIDCIIVAQQPKLSPYKDKIKKRLADLLNIDEKRVNVKAKTEEGLGFTGKEEGIKAYVIVSLKELSVDMDN; this is translated from the coding sequence ATGAGAGTTGGATTAGGATATGATGTTCACAAATTTCAAGAGGGAAGAAAACTTGTTTTAGGCGGTGTGGAGATTCCATATGTTAAAGGGCTTGCTGGCCATTCTGATGCAGATGCTTTGATACATGCCCTCATAGATGCTATTTTGGGAGCTGCGGGATTGGGGGACATAGGCGAACATTTTCCTGATATAGATATGGCTTATAAAGGCATTGAAAGTTCAGTTTTGCTTTCTAAAGTGTTAGATATGATAAAAGGCAAATTTGCTGTCAATAATATAGACTGCATTATTGTGGCCCAACAGCCTAAGCTGTCGCCCTATAAGGATAAAATTAAAAAAAGGTTAGCTGATTTGCTGAACATTGATGAAAAAAGAGTAAATGTAAAAGCGAAGACTGAAGAAGGATTAGGTTTTACCGGTAAAGAAGAGGGAATAAAAGCTTATGTAATTGTAAGTTTGAAAGAATTAAGTGTTGACATGGATAATTAG
- a CDS encoding lipase family alpha/beta hydrolase, with amino-acid sequence MNNPVVFVHGIFGSVFTPTPLGKMWSFGPAAYVYNPFIENLNKLGFVEGKNLFVCYYEWWKSVPDSIDTLKLTIEQAKAKTGSSKVDLICHSMGGLLARSYIQSDKYQFDVDKLIFLATPHFGSANAYYGWEGGTVPPDDEDFLNMLFKGFLWVFSKIKGDKDAITIIRKYIPSIKDLMPSKEYGNYLFMYPTRYDKIVFKNVEYMKVMNDFLNHLNEEVQILYDRIKNIYVFSGDGIYTNNFIQVENSLSEVVWPDGKPIGVIRDNKGDGTVLKKSALGVEGENFVLKTGHIGILNDSIPDLQNILGVREKPAVSILEKIVSYLSMITDKKIVVLDRSKNTVSYDIFGKLTWHLNLKPEGQYRISIREPFLSEIYIETNKSSFAKKIKPSRFARSSGLTLEVDKEGNFRVKDG; translated from the coding sequence ATGAATAACCCGGTTGTGTTTGTTCATGGAATATTTGGTTCTGTTTTTACACCAACTCCTTTGGGAAAAATGTGGAGTTTTGGACCTGCTGCCTATGTATATAATCCCTTTATAGAAAACTTGAACAAGTTAGGTTTTGTCGAGGGAAAAAATTTGTTTGTATGCTATTATGAATGGTGGAAAAGTGTTCCTGATTCAATTGACACACTCAAATTGACAATTGAGCAAGCAAAGGCTAAAACTGGTAGTTCTAAAGTGGATTTGATATGCCACAGCATGGGAGGGCTTTTGGCAAGAAGTTATATCCAAAGTGACAAGTATCAGTTTGATGTAGATAAATTGATTTTTTTAGCTACACCTCACTTTGGGTCAGCAAATGCCTATTATGGTTGGGAAGGTGGAACTGTTCCACCTGATGATGAAGATTTTTTAAACATGCTGTTTAAAGGGTTTTTGTGGGTTTTTTCAAAAATTAAAGGGGATAAGGATGCGATAACTATCATTCGAAAATATATTCCTTCTATTAAAGACCTCATGCCCTCTAAAGAATACGGAAATTATCTTTTTATGTATCCTACCAGATATGATAAAATTGTGTTTAAAAATGTAGAATATATGAAGGTTATGAATGATTTTTTGAATCATCTAAACGAAGAGGTTCAAATTTTATACGACAGGATAAAAAATATATACGTTTTTTCGGGAGATGGCATATACACCAATAATTTTATACAAGTGGAGAATTCTTTAAGTGAAGTGGTATGGCCGGATGGAAAGCCGATAGGTGTCATAAGAGATAATAAAGGAGATGGGACCGTCCTTAAAAAGAGCGCATTGGGAGTAGAAGGCGAGAATTTTGTGCTTAAGACAGGACATATAGGAATCCTCAATGATTCTATACCAGATTTACAAAATATTTTAGGCGTAAGGGAAAAACCAGCTGTTTCAATTCTTGAGAAGATTGTGTCTTATCTAAGCATGATAACAGATAAAAAAATAGTAGTACTGGATAGAAGTAAAAACACTGTAAGCTATGACATATTTGGAAAATTGACTTGGCATTTAAATTTAAAGCCAGAAGGGCAGTATCGCATTTCTATAAGAGAACCCTTCCTTTCAGAAATATATATTGAAACAAATAAAAGTAGTTTTGCTAAAAAGATTAAACCCTCTCGCTTTGCAAGAAGTAGTGGTTTAACATTGGAAGTGGATAAAGAGGGGAACTTTAGAGTAAAGGATGGTTGA
- the ispD gene encoding 2-C-methyl-D-erythritol 4-phosphate cytidylyltransferase, which translates to MIASAVVVAAGKGTRMGQTVNKVYIHLGGKPVLYYSLKVFDDIDCIKEIIVVVSKEEMGYCQQNVIKKYSFKKPIKLVEGGSERQHSVYNGLINTSKHSEIVAIHDGARPLIDKEIVLNTLEQAYVYKAAAVGVPVKDTIKIVDEDNFIVSTPDRKFLWAIQTPQVFERGLIIDAHQKAIKEGFIGTDDSVLVERLDYKVKVVEGNYKNIKITTPEDLIVAEAFLKK; encoded by the coding sequence ATGATTGCGAGCGCGGTTGTCGTTGCGGCAGGGAAAGGCACAAGAATGGGACAGACGGTAAATAAAGTGTATATCCATTTAGGCGGCAAACCAGTACTGTATTATTCTCTTAAGGTTTTTGATGATATTGATTGTATTAAGGAAATTATTGTTGTTGTCTCTAAAGAAGAAATGGGATACTGCCAGCAAAATGTTATTAAAAAATATAGTTTTAAAAAGCCTATAAAATTAGTAGAAGGTGGAAGTGAAAGGCAGCATTCAGTATATAATGGTCTTATAAATACAAGCAAACATTCGGAAATTGTGGCAATTCACGATGGAGCAAGGCCTCTTATTGACAAAGAGATAGTTTTAAATACTTTGGAACAGGCTTATGTGTATAAAGCGGCAGCAGTTGGAGTGCCTGTTAAGGATACAATAAAAATTGTCGATGAGGATAATTTCATAGTAAGCACTCCTGACAGAAAATTTCTGTGGGCTATTCAGACTCCCCAAGTTTTTGAAAGGGGTCTGATTATCGATGCACACCAAAAGGCTATAAAAGAAGGATTTATTGGCACTGACGACTCAGTTTTAGTAGAAAGATTGGACTATAAAGTAAAAGTAGTTGAAGGAAATTACAAAAATATAAAAATAACTACACCAGAGGACTTAATTGTGGCAGAGGCATTTCTCAAAAAATAA